The Camelina sativa cultivar DH55 chromosome 14, Cs, whole genome shotgun sequence genome includes a window with the following:
- the LOC104742270 gene encoding E3 ubiquitin-protein ligase TRAF7-like: MPRSDQTRGYSDGDSLVGEIVREEGHIYSLAATNDLLYTGSDNNHIRVWKNLNEFSGFKSNSGLVKAIVISREEKVFTGHQDGKIRVWKTSSKNPRVYTRAGSLPALKDVLKSSVKPSNYVEVRRRRTALWIKHSDAVSCLSLVEDQGLLYSASWDRTVKVWRIHDLKCIESIKAHDDAVNTVAAAETLVFTGSADGTVKVWKREIRGKRTAHSLVQTLLKQESAVTALVVSHVAVYSGSSDGAVNFWEMGEKKILKHCGVFKKHRLAVLCLAAAGKMLFSGAADKKICVWKREGKVHTCVSVLTGHTGPVKCLAVVEPTGGEEEDGGDGRLVVYSGSLDKSVKVWRVPRH; encoded by the coding sequence ATGCCACGATCAGACCAGACCCGCGGATACTCGGATGGAGACAGCCTAGTCGGAGAGATTGTACGAGAAGAAGGCCACATTTACTCGTTAGCCGCAACTAATGATCTTTTGTACACAGGATCGGATAATAATCACATTAGGGTTTGGAAAAACTTAAACGAGTTTAGTGGGTTTAAATCGAACAGCGGACTGGTTAAAGCGATAGTGATTAGTCGGGAGGAGAAGGTGTTCACGGGTCATCAAGACGGTAAGATCCGGGTTTGGAAAACCTCTTCCAAGAACCCGCGAGTGTACACACGCGCCGGGAGCTTACCGGCTTTGAAAGACGTTTTGAAGAGTTCAGTGAAGCCGAGCAACTACGTGGAAGTGAGACGTCGTCGTACGGCGCTATGGATCAAGCATTCCGATGCCGTTTCGTGTTTGAGCTTAGTGGAAGATCAAGGGCTCTTGTACTCGGCGTCATGGGATCGGACGGTCAAGGTTTGGCGTATCCATGACTTGAAATGCATCGAGTCCATCAAAGCTCACGACGACGCAGTGAACACGGTTGCAGCCGCGGAGACCCTTGTGTTCACTGGCTCGGCCGATGGAACTGTAAAGGTATGGAAACGTGAGATCAGAGGGAAGCGTACGGCTCACTCTCTCGTCCAGACTTTGTTAAAGCAAGAATCAGCGGTTACGGCTTTGGTTGTCAGCCACGTGGCGGTTTACAGCGGTTCAAGCGACGGAGCTGTGAACTTTTGGGAGATGGGAGAGAAGAAAATCTTGAAACATTGTGGTGTATTCAAGAAACATAGACTGGCCGTGCTCTGTCTCGCTGCCGCCGGGAAAATGTTGTTTAGTGGTGCGGCGGATAAGAAGATATGTGTGTGGAAGAGGGAAGGGAAGGTTCACACGTGTGTCTCTGTGTTAACCGGTCACACCGGACCGGTTAAGTGTTTGGCGGTGGTGGAGCCAACcggaggtgaagaagaagacggaggagATGGGAGGTTGGTTGTGTATAGTGGGAGTCTTGACAAATCGGTCAAAGTTTGGAGGGTGCCACGTCATTAA